Proteins encoded together in one Terriglobia bacterium window:
- a CDS encoding YkgJ family cysteine cluster protein: protein MKLETDLTTIEELAVRRDDENWRFRSFLKSGRIPSRAVDSVTHEINQEVSSLIDCTQCAHCCKVMRPTLSAKDVRVLAKGLCKSVEQVYAELLVQGDEPGEVQFNQLPCPLLKDNRCSVYDHRPEACRSFPHLHKNRVTSRLWGIIMNYSLCPIVFNVYEQLKQRLNWRG from the coding sequence GTGAAGCTGGAGACCGATTTAACAACGATTGAGGAATTGGCTGTCCGACGGGATGATGAGAACTGGCGCTTCAGGTCTTTTTTGAAAAGCGGCCGGATCCCATCCCGGGCGGTCGACTCCGTGACGCATGAAATCAATCAAGAGGTGTCGTCTCTCATCGACTGTACACAGTGTGCCCACTGCTGCAAGGTAATGCGACCGACCCTGAGCGCCAAAGATGTTCGTGTTCTCGCCAAGGGGCTCTGCAAGTCGGTTGAGCAAGTCTATGCAGAGTTGCTGGTCCAGGGGGATGAACCCGGAGAGGTTCAATTCAATCAACTGCCTTGTCCCCTTTTGAAGGACAACCGGTGCAGCGTTTACGATCATCGGCCCGAAGCGTGCCGGTCGTTTCCGCATCTTCACAAGAACCGTGTCACCTCCCGCCTGTGGGGCATCATCATGAATTACTCCCTTTGCCCCATCGTTTTTAATGTCTACGAACAGCTCAAACAAAGATTGAATTGGCGGGGGTGA